GCGATGACTTGATCCCTATGGCCAACAGCCCGCTCTCAGTGGATAGAATGGAATGGGAACATATCCAACGTGTGCTAAGTGAAAATCAGGGTAATATTTCAGCGACCGCCCGCAGCCTCAATATGCATCGCAGAACGCTACAACGTAAATTGCTCAAACGACCAGCAAAGTCATAAGTCATGAAGTATCTATTAATATTGATTTATACCATCCTGCCCCTTCAGTCTTCATATGCAGGTAGTCTTTCTGTTGGCAAACCTGTGCCATCTTTCAAAATAAAAACTATGGACGGGCAAGTAATGACGCCTGCCACCTCAAAAGGCCATGTGTTGATCATCAATCTCTGGGCAACCTGGTGCGAACCATGCCGTAAAGAGATGCCAGCGATAGATGCCTTTTACCGCAAGTATCATGATCAGGGTGTTGATGTAATCGCGGTGAGTCTGGATGATCGCAGTGATCTGGGTAAGGTTAAAGCAGTGACGCAATCATTTGCATTCCCGGTCGGAATGGAGAAAGACGCTGATATTGATGGTTTTGGTCGCATCTGGCGGGTGCCGGTCACATTTATCATTGATACGGATGGCATATTGCGACGCAATGGCTGGGAGGGCGAGCCTCTGGTTGATATGGACATTCTGGAAAAAAGCATCAAACCACTACTCGGTTCAACCAACAAGACTCAGTAGCCAAGCCAGATCACCCCGCCCTAAAGACTCAGTCATATTCTGTATTTTACGTACTGCGGCAACGTGTCGCATTCCCCGCTTAGTTTAGTGCTTCTAAGATGTCTTTTTGGATAAAACCTTGGAGCATGAATTTGACCATCAGGAAAACACTGTCTTTAGTTAAGTCCTTCACTTTTGCAATAGTGATGATGGGATTTCTGCTATCTGCCACATCAAACGCCAGCGATAGTTCAGAGCAATTGGCGATTAAAAACCTGATCTCCAGCACATTCGACAAACCTGAACTTAAAGTCATCACTTCCCCTGTTGTGGTCGTAGACCATTACGCTATCGCTGACTGGGTTCAAGGAGAAAAAGGTGGCCGCGCTTTGTTACATGAGACCAATGGAAAATGGTCGATTATGGCTTGCGGCGGGGATGGTTTTAAAGATGTTAAAACCTTGATAAATGCAGGCATCAAACAGTCTATTGCACAACAATTGATATCCCAGTTAAATCAAGCTGAACTGCCGCTGAGTCCAATTGCTGTCAAACGATTTAGCCTATATGGCGCGGAAGACGAAGCTGAAGCGTCTCATCATTCGCATTAAATCAGAGTGGAAGCGCACAGGCCGCTTCCACTCTAGCTAGAATGAGTAGCGTGCACCGACAGACGCAGTAAACCTTGGAGCAAGCTGCACACCATTCACATTCTGGTAAATCGGTATTTGCACAAAACTGTAAGCGGAAAGCTTTTTATTGACTGGCACTACGACACCAGGGCTTAGATAGACCAAAGTGCCACCTGTGCTTACCGTATCAGCTTCCGCACCAGAGTCGCGTGCTACATAACGTGCATTGAGTTGTAATTGAGGTGTGAAGCCAGCAAATCCAGTGTAGCGTAACCCGCCATTCAGGTTTAGGCCATTCCCAGGGCGATAGTCATCTTTGGCGTTGAGCGCGGTCTGAACCACGCCCTGACTGAAGAAGCCCCAATCCTTGTTGATTGCATCGTGATAATAAACGCCAAGAATTACATCCGTCGTCCCAGTGCCTGGCTGCAGGCCACGATCAATAGCTGCGACATCGCCAAGCGCTGCAGGGTCTGTTGATATACCCGTTTGTCGATGATCCCCCGTCGGCAGCTTCAGTCCGAATAAGACACCTACGTTATGCTGTTCGGTAAAACCTTGAAAACGACCAATGACCTTGATGTCGCCGATATTCTTGGTGCCTGACTCGTAGGCTTCATCAGCTGGAGAAACGCCGTCACTGCTTGTACCCAGTGTTGCGTGGCTTCGGTCAATATACGGCACTTGTACCTGTACACCCCAGCTAGGATTGAAATTGTAGTCTCCAGTAATGGTGACATAGTGATTCTTGGTGTACTTCTCAACTTCCTGCGGGCCGTCATTGGCTGGATTTCGTGAGCCAGTATTGACGATGCCGCTCGCTGCCTGAGGGGAAATCTTGCCAGTCCCGCTACGTAGTTGGTTCTGATCCAGATAGTCGTAACGGACATCCAGCTTAAAGCCAGAACTGGTCGAAAGTCCTAGGCTCTCCCAGTCTGAACTCAATGTACATCCGCAGCTCGCACATGCTTGAGCCAGTTGTGGTAAAGCAAGGATGACTGTACTTAAGACCGTCAATTGGATAAATCTGGATTTTTTCATTTTATCTCTTCTACAAATAGGGAGTGATGCCTGAAAGCAAAGACTTCGACTCAATTACACCGTTGTTTGATGGTCGAATGCTACGGGACAAAATGGCTTAAATGAATGTGACAAATTGTCGCAGTCATTTATTCTGGAATGAAAGGAGCTGCTAGAAAATTAGCTGTTAGTGAGACTGGTTGGGGTCAGATGATCTTGCAATAATCTTGATACTGACGGTTGAATGAATATTGTCCTTACCTGAGAACACAAAATCCACTGGCACAGCCTCGCCGTCTTTGATCGGGTGCTTGATTTCGTTGAACATCAAGTGGTAGCTGTCTGGGGTCAATTCCACAGCTTTACCTGCTTTTAGGTTGAGTTGTTTCACCTCACGCATTTTCATGACATCGCCATTCATGATCATTTCATGGACTGCAACAGAATTAGCAACGGGAGATGAAAGACTGATTAGGGTTACATCTTTATCGGATACGAATTTTAAATAACCGGCTGCTACGCTTTGCCCTGGCGCGGTAGATCTGATCCATGCGTGAGTGATCGTAACTTCAGCATGGCTGATTGTTGCCAGCATCAATAAACCGAATCCAATTAGCCATTTTTTCATCAATCTCTCCAGTTCCCTAGGGTTGAACGAACCACATGTTTTTCTTTGTGCACATTTTATATCAGCTTTCCAAGGATACACTGCGGCATATTGTCACAAGGCCTCTGTTCCATTGTTACGAACGTTCAGTCAAATAAGTTATTTAACGCATAACTCGACTTGGTGTGAGTATCGTATGATTAATTAATAATTACTCATACGTTGCACTAAATTCAAAATCAATCATGAATAATTATGTCTACTAGATACAAATTACCCTGGCTTCTTTTAATTGGTTTGCTTGCCACTCATACTGTTCTTGCCGCAGATAGCCTACAGCTAGAACCTATCGAGGTGATCGGGCATTACGATAACGCAGTAGGTACGTCAGATGCAGCCAGTCAGGGAACAGTCACTTCCAGCTTGATTGAGAACAGACCCACCCTGCGAACAGGTGAACTACTAGAATTTGTTCCTGGCATGATCGTGTCACAGCATAGTGGCGATGGTAAGGCGAATCAGTATTACCTTCGAGGATTTAACCTAGACCACGGTACTGACTTTGCCACCTATGTCGATGATGTACCCGTCAATATGCGTACCCATGCACATGGTCAGGGCTATACCGACCTTAATTTTCTTATCCCTGAATTAGTCAGCCGAATTGACTACAAGAAAGGCCCTTACTTTGCTGATGAGGGAGACTTCTCTTCTGCAGGCGCAGCACATATCGGTATTGCAAACAAACTTCCACAAGGCATTGCCTCCTTGTCTATCGGTGATAATGGCTATCAACGTGCAGTGCTGGCTAAGTCGTTTGATGCTGCCAATGGCATATTGCTATACGGTCTGGAAATCAATCGCAATAATGGCCCTTGGGAAACACCTGAAGACGTTAAAAAGTACAGTGGCGTACTACGCTATAGCGAGGGTGATGCTAGCAATGGCTTTAACTTCACAGCCATGGCCTATCACAACAAATGGAACTCGACCGACCAGATACCATTACGCGCCGTGGACTCTGGACAGCTTGGACGCTTTGGCGCAATTGACCCGACTGATGGTGGTGAGTCATCACGCTATAGCTTGGCTTATAGCATGCACCAGAAAGACAAGGATGGTGCTTTTGCATTCAATGCCTATGCAGTGCAATCCTCACTAGACCTTTACAGTGACTTTACCTACTTCCTCAATAACCCTGTAGATGGCGACCAGTTCAACCAGAGCGAACGTCGCAAGATGGTTGGCTTTAATGTGAGTAAGACTTGGTATCACACCCTCGGCGGTTTTGATATGCAGAACAAGATAGGCTTGCAGACACGTTATGATGACCTGTCACCTGTCTCGCTCTATAACACCGTAGCGCAGCAAAGAACCTCACTCATCCGTACCGACAATGTAAAAGAAGCCAGTGCTGGACTCTACGCAGAGAACTCAACGCAATGGCTGGAGAAGTTCCGAACGGTCACTGGCTTGCGTTTTGATGCCTACAACTTTGATGTGCAAAGTAGTATTCAGGGTGATTCAGGTAATGTGAATGCAACGACCACTTCACCCAAGCTATCACTCATCTTTGGGCCATGGGCTAAGACCGAGTATTTCATCAACTACGGCAGAGGTTTTCATAGCAATGATGCCAGAGGGACTACCGAGACTCAGCTACCGAGTGGAGGAACTGCAACACCTGTCACGCCTTTAGTAGCGACTCATGGCAGTGAGATTGGCATTAGGACTGAGCTTATCTCTGGCTTGCAAAGCTCCTTAGCCTTATGGCGATTGGATATTGCTTCAGAGCTGGTATTTGTAGGCGATGCGGGAGAAACTGAACCTAGCCGAGCTAGTAGACGTCAGGGTATTGAGTGGAGTAATCACTACATTGCGAATGACTGGTTGCTATTGGATATGGACTTGGCAGCATCCCATGCGCGCTATACCGAGAATGATCCTGCAGGTAACTACATACCTGGCTCTGTTGATAAGGTCGCTTCGTTTGGTGCTACGGTGACTAGTCTGGGTAACTGGTATGGTGGTTTTCAGTTCCGCTACTTCGGGCCACGTCCTTTGATTGAGGATAACAGTGTGCGGTCTGAATCAACCGCCATTGCTTATGCACGCATAGGCTACAAGATAAACCCTAAGGCCAAACTGACGCTTGATGTGTTCAACCTGTTTGACAGCAAGGCCAGTGACATTGATTACTACTACACCTCAAGGCTTAACGGTGAGTCTGCAGCTGGCGTTGATGATATTCACTTCCATCCTGTGGAGCCGAGAACTTTAAGGCTCACGCTGGTATATGATTTCTAATCAAGCGTCTGGTATGAGTCGAAAGCAGTCCCTGATGGCAGTAAAAAAATAGGCCAGCTGTTTAGCTGGCCTAATCAATTGCTAATATCGATCAAAAGACATTAACTTTATGGAGATTAAGATACTTGGAGATGAATCAATTATCTAACCTGAACTAATTCTCTCAGCTTTGTGAGATGTCCAATAGTGAACTTTTCCCAACGTAACATCGTATTATTCACGACCTTCTACAACACCAAAACGAATGGCCAAATGGACTAATTGCCCAGTTGTTGTAGCACCGATTTTTTGTCTTACTTGTG
This genomic window from Methyloradius palustris contains:
- a CDS encoding TlpA family protein disulfide reductase encodes the protein MKYLLILIYTILPLQSSYAGSLSVGKPVPSFKIKTMDGQVMTPATSKGHVLIINLWATWCEPCRKEMPAIDAFYRKYHDQGVDVIAVSLDDRSDLGKVKAVTQSFAFPVGMEKDADIDGFGRIWRVPVTFIIDTDGILRRNGWEGEPLVDMDILEKSIKPLLGSTNKTQ
- a CDS encoding copper uptake system-associated protein; this encodes MNLTIRKTLSLVKSFTFAIVMMGFLLSATSNASDSSEQLAIKNLISSTFDKPELKVITSPVVVVDHYAIADWVQGEKGGRALLHETNGKWSIMACGGDGFKDVKTLINAGIKQSIAQQLISQLNQAELPLSPIAVKRFSLYGAEDEAEASHHSH
- a CDS encoding copper chaperone PCu(A)C, which translates into the protein MKKWLIGFGLLMLATISHAEVTITHAWIRSTAPGQSVAAGYLKFVSDKDVTLISLSSPVANSVAVHEMIMNGDVMKMREVKQLNLKAGKAVELTPDSYHLMFNEIKHPIKDGEAVPVDFVFSGKDNIHSTVSIKIIARSSDPNQSH
- a CDS encoding TonB-dependent receptor → MSTRYKLPWLLLIGLLATHTVLAADSLQLEPIEVIGHYDNAVGTSDAASQGTVTSSLIENRPTLRTGELLEFVPGMIVSQHSGDGKANQYYLRGFNLDHGTDFATYVDDVPVNMRTHAHGQGYTDLNFLIPELVSRIDYKKGPYFADEGDFSSAGAAHIGIANKLPQGIASLSIGDNGYQRAVLAKSFDAANGILLYGLEINRNNGPWETPEDVKKYSGVLRYSEGDASNGFNFTAMAYHNKWNSTDQIPLRAVDSGQLGRFGAIDPTDGGESSRYSLAYSMHQKDKDGAFAFNAYAVQSSLDLYSDFTYFLNNPVDGDQFNQSERRKMVGFNVSKTWYHTLGGFDMQNKIGLQTRYDDLSPVSLYNTVAQQRTSLIRTDNVKEASAGLYAENSTQWLEKFRTVTGLRFDAYNFDVQSSIQGDSGNVNATTTSPKLSLIFGPWAKTEYFINYGRGFHSNDARGTTETQLPSGGTATPVTPLVATHGSEIGIRTELISGLQSSLALWRLDIASELVFVGDAGETEPSRASRRQGIEWSNHYIANDWLLLDMDLAASHARYTENDPAGNYIPGSVDKVASFGATVTSLGNWYGGFQFRYFGPRPLIEDNSVRSESTAIAYARIGYKINPKAKLTLDVFNLFDSKASDIDYYYTSRLNGESAAGVDDIHFHPVEPRTLRLTLVYDF